A stretch of DNA from Paenibacillus sp. FSL W8-0186:
TCATAACAAATTCAGAAGACAGCTCTCGCGTGCAAAGCCCAATATCTTCTTGTAAGAAGTCCGGTTTCGCGGGATCGTAAAATTTCTTGGCCGCTTCCGACTTTCGAATCCGCTCGATCGTTTCATCAGCCGATATACGGTTTGAATTCTGTAAAATGCCTGATATATATTGCGCGCATGCCAGGTCATCATCCCCGGATGGGTGTGAAGCAATTAAATGAATGGATATGGCGGTGTCTTCTCTCAATAATTTATGCTTTATAAACTCCGCTGTCGTCCTTGCATTAGTGAAACCCGTAACAAATATATGGTCTGCATTTAATGAGTTTAAGGTTGCTTTTACTCCGTTGGTTGTCTTCTGAATCAGGAATTTCCCCCTTAGATCTGCATTTTGCAAACGTACGGGCGAATTATCCAGATCAAACCCCGCAATCGGAAGACCTTGGATCTCTCCCGCTAAAATAAACTCCGGGAATTGCCTTTTTAAACGAAAAGCATCATCTAAAGTTCCCGCCAGAATGATTCCCTGTACCCCCTTAATAAAAGCATAATGCGCTACAGTAAAAGCTCGGATAACATCAATGATGACATTAATTCTTGAAGCTCCGAGTGTATGGTTGTGCCCCTGTATAATCTTTATAGTC
This window harbors:
- a CDS encoding 2-phosphosulfolactate phosphatase is translated as MTIKIIQGHNHTLGASRINVIIDVIRAFTVAHYAFIKGVQGIILAGTLDDAFRLKRQFPEFILAGEIQGLPIAGFDLDNSPVRLQNADLRGKFLIQKTTNGVKATLNSLNADHIFVTGFTNARTTAEFIKHKLLREDTAISIHLIASHPSGDDDLACAQYISGILQNSNRISADETIERIRKSEAAKKFYDPAKPDFLQEDIGLCTRELSSEFVMKVNYKDELPLIEKVQVQELNHE